agattataaattttaaaaatatttattaaaaatataaaaaaattaattttaatatatttattttatatttattaaataatatttaaaatatttcacTTCAATATTAATGTTAACAATTAtcttaaaaatacatattaattaaaccctaattattattaatattgaaATTCTATTATTGGTTGATGCTTAATCGAAAAAATATATGTTGGGTGaccaaattaattttgtaattaaatctaattaaatatttttagatatttttttgtttatcttatatttagGTATTCAACTTTtaagtaacattttctttttctctgatcttattcttttcttttttttctctcttttttaattctctttcattcttctacatttttttagtttatttatttgattattttttacgtattttttaaaatcttatatattgaaatagaagaagaaaaaaaaggaaaaaaaacgcATAAACTATAGAAATTCTTTGCCTAAAACCAAAAATTTTACCACGGTAAACATATAAGTTTTTAAGGTAAATTTAACTTttaggagaaaaataaaagaaaaaaatataaaaatttattgaagaaGAACACAAATTTTACGACGACAAACGCgtaataaataattgtttgaaGGTAAACACACAATCttttgaaaagaaagcaaagaaaaaaatatatagaaatttATTGATAATATACGTAAATTGtgatatttaactaaatttcaTGTTTTATACTTTTGTACCATTCAATTTTAACCAAAATGCTGAAAAAACTTGTTATAGTTTTCACACATGTGAAAAATGATCCTTTAAAACAAGAAGATTAGTATAGTGAAAAAGTAAAagttactatttatttattattatttgtagaaattgaaaatataataacTTTTCAGAAATATCATTATAAAACTTCTGCAATTATATAGAAGATTAAAGTATAAAATTACTGGTACGGtctaaaaaactaaaagaatcACACTACTCTTACCTTGCATATAACTCTCAACTagggctatatatatatatattagctCCATAGAGATAGATTAGACACATACACATACGAGAACCGATGACGATAATCATGGAGTGTCTAGCACTATAGCTACTTCTTATAGTTTCTTTTGAGTTCATAAGCATTATTGTTCATCACATTCTCAAATCCAAATTAGCCATGAGAACACTTAAATCAACCAAATTCCCACTAGGACCTAATATTGAACTAAATCCAAtacgtatttttttaaattctatatatttcgtttgtaaataaaataaaattaaataaaataatgtcttatctcgtttataatATAAACGAAATATAAATAATcttaattcatttaaaatatataaaaaaaataaaaattgataatatactataaattacttatatttataaataaaatatttaaattatttattttaaaaaaaaatttcttattcTACTTATTTAAGAACTCTCTAGAAAaactaacaataaataaattaaacaaaatttcatATTCAAATAATACATTATGGTGTTGGAAAATAtctttaacaaaatataattgcACCGTCACATAAGACACATTCTCTTCTCCATCCATCATAAAATCCGACAACATAATTGAACACAACtattttagttggttttagGTATTTTCTCAATTATTAATTGATGCTATTTTAAGATTATATTTGACTTATTGAATTAAAATAGTGGAGTGTTCAAATTAAAGTTACTAgtactattattattaatattaaaatcctATAATTAGTAAATGTTAATCCGAAAGAAATAAATGTTAGGTGACCAAATCAAATTTGTAACTAaatctaaataaatatttttaaaaacatgttttttatttatcttatatttaggTGCTCaattttcaccatttttttctcttattttttttccttttccttcatttttttttctttttctacttctcttttatttttctacatcttctttttcttcctatatatctttttatttatttatttgattattttttgtatatttttaaaattcgtatgcataagaagaagagagaaagaaggaaaatgaaaaatgcataaaaaccCATAGAAATTCTTTGcacaaaatcaaaaaatttaTGGTGATAAACATAGAAGTTTTTGTGCCCACTTCTAAAAGTGGAAAGACAGAAAGCGTGAAGATGATGCACGatcaataaaacacaaaaaaaaataagataatcgTTTGCCAATTGTTAGGAGAGGTTGATGGGAATATTGGGAAGAGAATTGATAGTGGGAGATAACGTGACTGTTTCAATTCTCTTCCCACTATCCGTCAACCTCTCCTAAAAATGGTCAAACGGTTAtctcatcttttttttatttatcgtGCATCAACTTTACACTTTCCATCTTTCCATTTCAATCTATTCTACCAATtcttttatgtaaaaattacatgctaaaaatttggattattgatattattaatattttttattatttttaatttttttattattgctaatatatttttttaaatacatgtaTTTCGTTTAGCAAAATTATTTCGTTTATAATGCAAACGAGATAAGAGAGAGGTATTTATttcgataaatattttttaaattatttatttcgataattattatattttatttaatttataaaaataaaaaaccctaataaacacataaataattgtttgaaggtaatatataatttttctattgGCAATATACATAAATTGTgataataatcacataaatattttaaaggtaaacacaattttttgaataaaatatggaaaaaaCACAGAAACTTAATTATTGAGAAaaacagaattttttttaaaataagcatAACTTTTTGaagagagaaaaggaagaaaacacaaaaatttattgaCAATAAATATAGAAACTTTTGAAGGTatagagaaaaatacaaaaattttataacaatttttatGGTAAACACACGATGTTTTTAAGAGAAACAAAAGACGAAAACACAAGTTTATTAAGGATAAATGTAGaaattttatgataataaatactatttttttttaagtaaacacaatattttgaaatagaaacaaagaaacaacatacaaaaaattattaaaaaaaataaaaattttataatgataaataatttttgtactgataaagacaaaaatacaaaataatttgtgTCTtagtcaaataatttttttatatttatattttgtattacaAATACTTTTTGtgttatttaactaaatttcaTGGTTTATTCTTTAATACCGTTCAATTTAACTAAAATGCTGAAAATATGTTATAATTTTCACATATTTAAGTAATCCGgatttcaaatcatatatatgtgaaaaaatatcctttaaaaCAAGAAGATTAATATAGTGAAAAAATAaaggttattattttttttattatttattattatttatagaagctgaaaaaataataatttctcaaaaatatcattataaaaCGTCTACAATTATATAGATGATTAAAGTGTCAAATTAATAGTAcggtttaaaaaaattaaaacaatcaCACTACCCTTACCTTGCATATAACTCTCAATTAGGGCTATATATATAAGTTCCATAGAGATTAGCCACATACACATATGAGAATCAATGATGATCATGGAGTATCTAGCACTACTTATAGTTTCTTTTGTGTCCATAAGCATTATTATCCATCACATTTTCATCAAATCCAAATTAGGCGTCAGAACACCTAAATCAACCAAATTCCCACCAGGACCTAAACCTTTACCAATCATAGGAAACATCTTAGAACTTGGTACCCAACCTCACCAAGCACTTGCTAAGCTTTCTCAAACATACGGACCAATAATGACTCTTAAGCTTGGTACCATAACCACCATAGTTATCTCATCTCCTATGTTAGCCAAACAAATTCTCCAAAAATATGACCAAATTTTTTCTTATAGAACAATTCCGGATACCGTTAAAGCACTTGATCACCATTTGTATTCAGTGGGATGGTTGCCACCTTCGACTCAATGGAGGATCCTTAGACGAGTTTGTGCTACGAAAGTGTTCTCTCCACTAAAACTTGATTCCACTGAAGTTCTTCGACAAAAGAAACTGCGAGAATTAATGGATTTTGTGAaagataaaagtgaaaaaggcgaaattttgaatttcagtGAGACTTGTTTTAAAATGGTACTTAATTTTATATCTAACGCTTTCTTTTCTATGGATTTAGCTCATTACGACTCTTCTAAGTCTCAAGAATTCAAGGATATAATTTGGGGCATTGGGGAAGAATCAGGAAGGCCTAATGTGGTGGATTTCTTCCCATTCCTTAGATTCCTTGATCCACAAGGTGCACGTGCAAGGATGACCAAGTATACTGAAAAGTTGATATCTTTCGTTGACGGTCTTATAGAAGAAAGATTGAATTTAAAGGCTCTAGAAATGGAAACTACCAATAAAAGAGGCAAAGATGTGTTAGATTCTGTTTTAGAAGTTATGTTGGAAGACAATTCTCAAGTGACTCGTCTCCATGTTGTGCATCTCTTTCTGGTGAGTATCTTGTCCAATCCATCAAATAATCCAATGTTTAgcttttgaaattattttttttggggCTAAAAAGTTGAATACTTAATTACATTCTTTTTGTTAGTATGTTTatataaagtttaattttgatattgtaaaaaattttacacAATTATCTAAtcaattttatacttttaaatcaCTTTTGAAGTAGTGGATTATTTGAAAATGAAgaagtatagggagccaataaagtatttatacaatgtgtacaatagggGATAGATATGTTCGATTCAGTAAGATATCAGATGTTTATTATTCCTGGTGTCCGGATGATTATTCTGGATAGTATGAATGTATTGTGTTTGagaaattagtagtattttatcttggatgttcattttttaactcatattgaACCAAATAAATAAcctattatacacattgtacaaatatttgaTTGACCCCTAACAGGAttctttgaaaattaattacttttgtTAACGTGGTAATGCAATGATTGGTTATGATGAGTACATAATATTAGgataaattattttgatttcttttaacATTAGATAATATTACATATGACatctttcttttataaaaatgtaCACAAGTTTTTCTTAAGGTTCATcgagttatatatataataaccagTACTATTGTGCATATGTTTTGTAACATTTGACACAGAACttctttagaaaaataatattgaagGATAATAATTGACATGACAAATTAAAGAATGTCTTGAGTAAAATGCTTCACATAATATTATTACACTCTAATAATTAGCAATTTGTTGCGCAAACACTAACATATTGAATACTATTtcatcttttgtatttttttttcaattttgtcagATTTTATTTATGGCTGGAGTAGACTCAACATCAATCACCATAGAATGGGCAATGACAGAGTTATTACGTAATCCAGAAAAATTggaaaaacttagaaaagagCTTCAATGTGTTCTTGGCAAAGGTGAACAAAATCATGAACAAATTGAAGAATCACATATCTCAAAGCTTCCTTTTCTAAGAGCAGTGGTTAAAGAAACTTTGCGCTTGCATCCACCTGCCCCATTATTAGCACCACACAAGGCacatgaagatgttgagataaCTGGATTCATGATTCCTAAGAATGCACAAATTTTGGTTAATGTATGGGCCATGGGAAAAGATTCAAGTATTTGGGAACATCCAAATGAATTCATGCCTGAAAGATTCTTAGATAGTAAAATTGATATTCATGGACATGATTTTGAATTAATTCCATTTGGTGCTGGAAGAAGGATATGCCCTGGATTGCCATTGGGTTATAGAAGTGTGCACATTGCGTTGGCTACTCTTCTAAATGGCTATGATTGGAAGCTAGCAAATggacaaaaatcaaaagatttGGATATGTCTGAGAAATTTGGACTTACTTTGCATAAGGCTCAACCTCTCCAAGCCATTCCCATTAAATCACAATAATGAAGATGATGCTTGTTACAAAAGAGCAATCTTACTcttcttaacaaaaatatttaaaagacaataaaaatcagtttaaaatcttcttattttatgcattttataattattgttgaaataaattagtaaatttagaTGTAATAAGGATATAactatgtatataaaattataaatctaaattaaataagataacttGAGATTATTGTCTTgctaatattattattcttttttaattatctttttttattttgtagacTTTATGAAGCATTAAATAACAACTACAGTACATCGAATAATTCAAGTTAATTattgtttatatataattatacatatgaaaaaaaaatgagaattttttaaattaaaaaaattaattaatgttagttaattaaaaattagttatctatacttttttttttcttttgaaaaatcatgCTTCATTTAGTAttgataataattatttttcaatgaCAACAGAAATTCAAATTGAATTATTGAAATGAATATATTGAATTCTATCATAGAGAGAAATTGGTATCACATCAAAACTAGTATCCATAAGGGTCAACAATTTTACATTTGACCCATCCCCATCCATCATTTTGGCTTCCTTTATGAAGTCCTGCCTTCCAATATCAAATTGTTGTTTTAAGCCAAGAACCACTCT
This sequence is a window from Arachis duranensis cultivar V14167 chromosome 2, aradu.V14167.gnm2.J7QH, whole genome shotgun sequence. Protein-coding genes within it:
- the LOC107475530 gene encoding cytochrome P450 76T24-like: MMIMEYLALLIVSFVSISIIIHHIFIKSKLGVRTPKSTKFPPGPKPLPIIGNILELGTQPHQALAKLSQTYGPIMTLKLGTITTIVISSPMLAKQILQKYDQIFSYRTIPDTVKALDHHLYSVGWLPPSTQWRILRRVCATKVFSPLKLDSTEVLRQKKLRELMDFVKDKSEKGEILNFSETCFKMVLNFISNAFFSMDLAHYDSSKSQEFKDIIWGIGEESGRPNVVDFFPFLRFLDPQGARARMTKYTEKLISFVDGLIEERLNLKALEMETTNKRGKDVLDSVLEVMLEDNSQVTRLHVVHLFLILFMAGVDSTSITIEWAMTELLRNPEKLEKLRKELQCVLGKGEQNHEQIEESHISKLPFLRAVVKETLRLHPPAPLLAPHKAHEDVEITGFMIPKNAQILVNVWAMGKDSSIWEHPNEFMPERFLDSKIDIHGHDFELIPFGAGRRICPGLPLGYRSVHIALATLLNGYDWKLANGQKSKDLDMSEKFGLTLHKAQPLQAIPIKSQ